Sequence from the Methanobacterium alkalithermotolerans genome:
TGAAATCTTAAGAAACACCGCAGCCGACTATAATGGAAACGGAGCACGCGGAGGAGCCATTTACAACCACTATGGTGCAGTTACTATCGATAAGAGTAAAATCAATAATAACACCGCATATTCTTACACCTTTGTATATGGTGGAGGAATATACACTTATAGTGGTTTATTAACCATTACCAACAGCAACTTCAACCATAACACCGCCGCTGCTACTAGTAATGTATATGGTGGAGGAATCTACACCTACGATAGTATGGTGACCATGAACTTCAACCGTATAGTGGGCAATTCCCATAAAACCATCTATCATTCCCTCGACTCACAATACGGTACTGTAAATGCTGAGTACAATTGGTGGGGTTCCAATAATCCCAACTTTGCCACTTTAATTAGTGGTGTGGTGGATTACACTCCATGGTTATACATGACCTTCCAGGCTGATCCTACCAGTATTGTACAGGGTGAAACCTCTACTCTAACTGCTAACTTCAACCAGGCCTTTGATGGTACCACGGTTACTCCTTTAAATCCAGTTGATGGTCACCTGCCGGATGGTACTCTAGTGACTTTTAAGACGGATTTAGGAGAAGTGGGTAGCCAAGAAGTGGATAAACCCACCACTGGTGGTGTGGCCATTGCTACTTTAAATGGTACTCAATCAGGACTAGCTACGGTTAATGCAATGCTGGATGGGGAGGAACTATCACATACGGTGCAGGTTACCGGATCAGAACACAACCTGGTGGTGAATGTCACCGGCCAGGGTATTGTTAATAAGAATCCAGATATGGCTTCTTATCCTGCTGGTACTGTGGTTACATTGACTGCTGTTGCTAATCCTGGTTGGAACTTCAGCCACTGGACGGGAGACCTGACTGGAAACACTAATCCTCAGACTATAACTATGGATGGGGATAGGTCTGTTACTGCGGTCTTTGTAGCAGATGCACCGGAAACTGGTATTTTCACCCGTTTAATGGTGCAGGATGCGGCTATTCGGGTCAGGAATTTCATCACCAGTCGTGGTGTTTTACCTAACTGGGTGCGTATGGTGGATACCGCCGGTACAACGCATTATGTGACCATGCCCGTATTTCTGGAGTTATCCACTGCCAGTTTGATATCTTCGGCTAATGAATTTAAGGCCCTGGATGTTAAAACGGCACCTAAAGCTGTGGGTTCAACCATTGTAAACCGCAACCTTTACAAGGCTGGTTATATGGATATGGCCTACAGGGTGAATAAGTTCATCCGGAATAATGGTGTGGCACCTAATTTCGCCTGGAGCTCACTGGGTAACATTCGTTTCCAGGCACTGGTGGATAGTTTTGCTCGTATTGTGGCTTTTAAAGCTGAAAGAAAAGTACTACCAAATTATGTGGTAATAAACACCCGTCGGGTAAGGTAAAAAACAAATAATTTATCCCCTTTTTCTTTTTTTTTATTCAATACTAGAATTTAAGTTATATTTTAAAAACAGATTAAGGCCTAAATATAATATTATTTTTTAAGGTTGGTTTAGATAAAAACTAATATACTAGTTTAAAGGATATACTAATATATTCATCATTATATACATTGTTTTTATTATCAATATTTAACTGATATTAACTTTTAACTTAAATCTTAATAACTAAAATTATTTACTACTATAAGAAGGTGTATAAATTTGGAAAATGTTGTCCAGATATGTGTCCCTGTATTTGAAAAAACCCTGGAAAAAGCTGTTTTATCGGGGAAATCCTACCAAAAAATGGGTGCAGATTTATTAGAACTCCGGATAGATGCTCTGGATAATCCCACCCCCAAAATGGTGGAGGATATATTAGGGGAGCTGGAACTACCGGTTATTGCCACTAACCGGGTGGAATCAGAAGGTGGATTTTTTAAGGGATCTGAAGAAGAACGCATAGAACTACTCTTAGCCGCCAGTTCCCAGGCCCATTACCTGGATATAGAACTTAAAACTAAAGAGGAGTTACGCCAAAGGGTGATAAAATCAGCCTCTAAATCCATTATATCTTTCCATGACTTTAATAAAACCCCGTCTATCGTTTCCCTACGGAAGATTGTGGAAGAAGAACTGAGCCTGGGGGATATTGCCAAGTTCGCGGTTATGCCTCACAATATGGAGGATACTTTAAGGGTGCTTAAGATTATTCAGGAGTATCCTTCCACTTTGGGACTGGCCATGGGATCCTATGGTAAATACACCCGGGTGGTTGGGCCTTTATTTGGTTCACCCTTTACTTTTGCTTCTGGTAATAAATCCACTGCCCCGGGACAGATGGATATTAGCACCACCCGCATGATTATAGATGAACTGATTTAATAAGCATATATTTATTACTTAAAATAAAATGATTAAAACTAGAATAGATTATTATTATCAAATACATTTAATATTATCCAACACTTTAATGGTGAAATCATGAGAAATAGTACTAAAATTCTGGTGGGTTTCATGGTACTGGCCCTGGGTTTAGTAGTGGCCTCTTCTATTGCTTTATCCTCAATAGAACCCACCCTTAATGTTAATATCCAGACTGATGGTTCATCCACCACGGTAAGTTCCTATACCTGGTGGGGTATGGTACCTCCTGAAATGGATCGGGAAATGGCCCAGTATGCAGCGGGAGCCATTAACGAACCTTCCAGTTCTCTGGAGAGCATAGAAGCTGGGGTTAAATCTATTGCTAATAAATATAACTACACCCAGGTAGATATCACCCTTAAGTCCCAGTTTGGTGAAGACCAGCTACCCTTAATAGCGGTGGTAAAAGGAAATTCCATGGTTCCCACCTTATATGACGGTCAAAGTATCACCGTACTAAAAACCGCAGATATTAAAGAAGGGGATATTGTGGTGTCCTTCCATCCCACCTATGATTTAATAGTAAAAAGAGTCAGTATCATTGAAGAAGACCGGGTTTATCTCATCAGTGATAACAAGGAAGTGGAAGTAACCTACACTGCCACTTCAGTAATAACCCGCACCCCCCTGAATACCTGGGTCCCCCGGGGAGATATTATTGGAGTAGTTAAATCCTACTAAATGTGGGGACTAATAAACTAATTTTTTTTTTTATACGTTTTCCCCTATTATTCCTGGTTTTCCAGGGATAATCACTATATTTTCCTTGAGAAATTTAGGGATAATAACTCTCCCATTCATCTAAAATAATCCTTGAGCTCCCCCGGTGGAATATTTAATATAAGATAAGGCTCCATATAAATAAAACATATTGGCTTTTATAATTGTAGAGGGTTTCAGAATGAGGGATAAGATAAAAAATATAATGCAGCAGTTTTTGCAGTTCTATTTAACCATACTAATTATACTCATTGTGGTGGATGTGGTTCTTTTAATTGTTTTAACCCTGGATCAATCCCGGATTTTTGAGTTTTTCCAGATAAGTTCTTCTACTGTGGTAAATATTTACAATTTTGATTTAATGGTTTCGTTGTTGCTATTTATAAATTTATTAATGGTACTTATCACCAGAGAGGACCGGAGAGATTTTATAAAGAATAACTGGGTTTTTATTCCAGCGGTTATACCCTTTGACTTTATATTCCTGGGACAATTAGGAGTCACCCTCACCCTGCCTCTGGCTATTTTACGGGTGATTCATATCCTGGCCCTCATTCGTACCATAACAAAAATGGGATCCACTTTT
This genomic interval carries:
- the aroD gene encoding type I 3-dehydroquinate dehydratase; amino-acid sequence: MENVVQICVPVFEKTLEKAVLSGKSYQKMGADLLELRIDALDNPTPKMVEDILGELELPVIATNRVESEGGFFKGSEEERIELLLAASSQAHYLDIELKTKEELRQRVIKSASKSIISFHDFNKTPSIVSLRKIVEEELSLGDIAKFAVMPHNMEDTLRVLKIIQEYPSTLGLAMGSYGKYTRVVGPLFGSPFTFASGNKSTAPGQMDISTTRMIIDELI
- a CDS encoding S24 family peptidase; protein product: MRNSTKILVGFMVLALGLVVASSIALSSIEPTLNVNIQTDGSSTTVSSYTWWGMVPPEMDREMAQYAAGAINEPSSSLESIEAGVKSIANKYNYTQVDITLKSQFGEDQLPLIAVVKGNSMVPTLYDGQSITVLKTADIKEGDIVVSFHPTYDLIVKRVSIIEEDRVYLISDNKEVEVTYTATSVITRTPLNTWVPRGDIIGVVKSY